One segment of Solanum lycopersicum chromosome 1, SLM_r2.1 DNA contains the following:
- the LOC101263468 gene encoding uncharacterized protein — translation MMSSNYTAIDSQNVSGSVPAAAGPPGQVAVKFTESNLQTFPPSSSQGKISGASGPPRDADDSFSKPVSGSDEPQQSGWFRAFTIAAYKPYFDVDTSDVLERIKDSLLPFTGSFSEKTADRPDLYGPFWICSTLVFVAASIGTFITYIAHKLQNKEWNYDINLITWSAGLFYGYSTIVPLCLFLVLKYFSAPSGLVQLLCLYGYSLFVFIPALCLSLVPWEIVRWVVAGVAGFMSATFVALNLKHHIASAGERWFFIVAAIFLLQLALALVLRVYLFNVTV, via the exons ATGATGTCCAGCAATTACACCGCAATTGATAGTCAGAATGTTTCAGGATCTGTTCCT GCAGCTGCAGGTCCACCTGGTCAAGTTGCCGTCAAATTCACTG AGTCGAATTTGCAGACATTTCCACCTTCCAGTTCCCAGGGGAAAATCTCTGGCGCTTCTGGACCTCCACGTGATGCTGACG ATTCATTCTCTAAGCCAGTATCTGGTTCTGATGAGCCCCAGCAGAGTGGTTGGTTTCGCGCTTTCACTATTGCTGCTTATAAGCCCTATTTTGATGTTGATACCTCTGATGTTCTAGAGAGGATAAAAGATTCTCTCCTTCCTTTCACTGGGTCCTTTTCTGAGAAGACTGCCGATAGGCCAGATTT GTATGGCCCGTTCTGGATATGCAGTACCTTGGTTTTTGTTGCGGCTTCCATTGGTACATTTATTACCTATATAGCACACAAGCTACAGAACAAGGAGTGGAACTATGACATCAACCTTATCACTTGGTCCGCGGGTTTATTCTATGGTTATTCCACTATAGTTCCTCTTTGCTTGTTTCTAGTCCTCAAGTACTTCTCTGCCCCATCTGGCCTCGTTCAGTTGCTGTGCCTTTATGGCTATTCCCTTTTTGTCTTCATTCCAGCATTG TGTCTGTCTCTTGTTCCCTGGGAGATAGTGAGATGGGTGGTTGCTGGTGTAGCTGGCTTCATGTCTGCCACATTTGTTGCTCTTAATCTGAAACACCACATAGCATCAGCTGGCGAAAGGTGGTTCTTCATTGTGGCTGCTATCTTCCTGTTGCAACTTGCTCTTGCTTTGGTACTGAGGGTTTACTTATTCAACGTTACAGTATAG